In a single window of the Diospyros lotus cultivar Yz01 chromosome 10, ASM1463336v1, whole genome shotgun sequence genome:
- the LOC127810881 gene encoding 2-oxoglutarate-dependent dioxygenase DAO-like — protein MASSSSSVPVIDLEEVAWESQKRQKLIIEACEEWGCFRIINHGISAALMQEMKSVVRALLDLPIEIKRRNSEVIAGSGYVPPSIKNPLYEGFGLYDFASTQAVATFCTQLHASPHQRDTIMRYSQAVHRLTMEIGSMISESMGVASNLFAEWPCQFRINKYSFTAETVGSPGVQIHTDSGFLTILQDDENVGGLEVMDKKSGEFVPIDPMPGALLVNLGDIATLWSNGRFYNVKHRVQCKEAGTRVSIAAFLLGPKEAAVEAPPELVAAEHRRLYVPITFEDYRKLRLSTGFRAGEALSLLSSSASSR, from the exons atggcgagcagcagcagcagcgtgCCGGTGATTGATCTGGAAGAGGTGGCATGGGAATCCCAGAAGAGGCAGAAACTAATTATAGAGGCGTGCGAGGAATGGGGATGCTTCAGAATCATCAACCATGGCATCTCTGCCGCTTTGATGCAGGAGATGAAGTCAGTGGTGAGGGCACTCCTCGATCTTCCCATCGAAATCAAACGCCGCAACTCCGAGGTCATCGCCGGCAGCGGCTACGTTCCGCCTTCCATCAAAAACCCTCTCTACGAGGGCTTCGGCCTTTACGACTTCGCCTCTACTCAAGCTGTCGCCACTTTCTGTACGCAGCTCCACGCCTCGCCCCACCaaag GGATACAATAATGAGGTACTCTCAGGCCGTGCATAGACTAACCATGGAGATTGGTTCCATGATATCCGAAAGCATGGGTGTGGCGAGCAATTTGTTCGCGGAATGGCCCTGCCAATTTAGGATAAATAAATACAGCTTCACCGCGGAAACTGTCGGATCCCCGGGCGTCCAAATCCACACAGACTCCGGCTTTCTCACCATCCTACAGGATGATGAAAACGTCGGTGGCCTTGAAGTCATGGACAAGAAGTCAGGTGAATTCGTTCCGATCGATCCCATGCCGGGTGCCCTCCTCGTCAATCTCGGCGACATCGCTACG CTGTGGAGCAATGGGAGATTTTACAACGTGAAGCATAGAGTGCAGTGCAAGGAGGCAGGAACACGCGTGTCGATTGCAGCCTTCCTGTTGGGGCCGAAGGAGGCGGCAGTGGAAGCGCCGCCGGAGCTGGTGGCCGCCGAGCACCGCAGGCTTTACGTTCCTATAACTTTTGAAGATTACAGAAAGCTCAGGCTGTCGACAGGTTTCAGGGCTGGAGAAGCACTGTCGCTGCTGAGCTCCAGTGCCTCTTCCAGATGA